A region from the Drosophila willistoni isolate 14030-0811.24 unplaced genomic scaffold, UCI_dwil_1.1 Seg145, whole genome shotgun sequence genome encodes:
- the LOC124460853 gene encoding uncharacterized protein LOC124460853: MAPRPRSVQASKEERRCSRGTESFRCRVCRGIHPLKRCRRFLRLNVEKRMRAVLANKYCANCLAHQHSGGSCLSGDKCRICEEDHHTLLHFHEQPRRRTPSSVVRRVTPESSRRRVAPTPASDPKLTLTTLLQHRNPHLMPTAMMRIETEGKTFDVKALVDPCSAVSSMATSLATAFKLTAVNIGAEKAVAAVIRSPISEGWRLEAILKVVDGLCCRTPSAPVDPQIAKKFEGIVLADETFYRPSSVSLVLGADVITEVMLEGSLPGVGGRPIAMRTVFGWTLSGACH, translated from the coding sequence ATGGCTCCGAGACCGCGTTCAGTACAGGCATCGAAAGAGGAGCGCAGATGTTCGCGAGGAACTGAGTCCTTCCGTTGCCGAGTCTGTCGCGGAATCCATCCTCTGAAGCGATGCCGTCGCTTCCTGCGGCTGAACGTGGAGAAGAGGATGAGGGCAGTGCTGGCGAATAAGTACTGCGCCAATTGCCTGGCCCACCAACATTCCGGAGGAAGCTGCTTAAGCGGTGATAAGTGCCGAATCTGTGAGGAGGATCACCACACGCTGCTTCACTTCCATGAACAGCCACGTCGACGCACTCCAAGCTCCGTCGTACGCCGAGTCACCCCCGAGTCCTCCAGACGAAGGGTCGCGCCAACGCCAGCCTCCGATCCGAAACTGACGTTGACCACACTGCTGCAGCACCGCAATCCGCATCTGATGCCCACGGCGATGATGCGTATTGAGACGGAGGGAAAAACCTTCGACGTGAAGGCCCTGGTGGACCCTTGTTCTGCGGTATCGTCGATGGCGACGTCATTGGCCACGGCCTTCAAGTTGACAGCCGTCAATATAGGGGCAGAGAAAGCGGTGGCAGCAGTGATCCGGTCCCCAATCAGTGAAGGATGGCGATTGGAGGCGATCCTGAAGGTGGTCGATGGCTTGTGCTGCCGCACTCCAAGCGCTCCGGTGGACCCACAGATCGCCAAAAAGTTTGAGGGCATCGTCCTGGCGGATGAGACGTTCTACCGACCGTCGTCAGTGTCTCTGGTCCTGGGCGCGGATGTGATCACGGAGGTCATGCTAGAAGGGAGTCTACCTGGGGTTGGCGGGCGGCCGATTGCGATGCGCACAGTTTTTGGCTGGACCCTGTCCGGAGCGTGCCATTAA